Proteins encoded within one genomic window of Humulus lupulus chromosome 1, drHumLupu1.1, whole genome shotgun sequence:
- the LOC133814674 gene encoding uncharacterized protein LOC133814674, with translation MNAGHTLVKFRDETTRDLVLEAGVVHFDRKPVLLRPWSTDLDTLRVVNSVPVWMRLPNLGLQYWGLKSLSALVSTIGKPMMMDKVTKEKSMVKFARVLVDVEITDRLPHSISFINERGQLMEQAIEFEWLPTQCSCCKGLGHTASSCKNSQEVVWRPKQQVSASGKGDIRGATVLSESKIESKPVVGNQKDVGKEDKGDELNLKGGSKESMITTTKDTNEASCSTTEKEKTWTTPKKVGGLRKKSSTEQTLRANTFSVLQEKTDMVSNKELHKHHISNGGVFLETKLHSNKIEEMMHDVFVGWNWYSSKAIEGRILLVWNPDLVHVAVVQELDQLVTCEVQIKGVSQTTVLSFVYGRNSMEERKNLWVQLQVPQYNSRPWLVAGDFNAVFEYDDRIGGRQISAMEVEDSRQWKANSLLIDLRSSGSSFTWSNKQKEGLRIFSKLDRIFVNEVWIDTFPDSEGRINWDTLSDHCFCIIKIVHFQTSGVRPFRYFNMWDKHQDFRSSVLSNWSKLVGGTGLQKIIQKLKRLKPTLIQFKKVQIGDVEEDEAAAEFARMSKLYESFLRQKSKNNWLRFGDENTAYFHASLKQRRMRNRITSFTNDEGQVVENPTEDSVLTLDHQLDLIHPFTKKDVKRALFSIPTTKSPGPDGYGSGFFKSLWKDIGDEITEAIMLFFESGVIPTTLNGTILSLIPKVVSPSKATDYHPIACCNTLYKCISKMICFRLAKVLPMIIHQDQGAFIQNRQLAHNILILQDILHGYSRKNISPRCVIKIDLSKAYDSVDWKFMEDILNVFCFPRKFVQWIMNCLTGTSYTLLFNGRLQGSFEGKKGLRQGDLISPLLFVLAMEYLTRILSQASHHKEFRYHPLCKNLHLVNLCFADDLILFCKGNVKSVKILFDGFLKFCRCSGLEANLSKSQVFFGGVAAEVCLPKVMGGLGFKEGSLWNKVLLAKYLWALSSKQDVLWRKVCYLRETFSVKELESAAPHGKLILNLLYNNMLQKEQVGFAKVVWSSFSVPRHRFILWQAVLGHLLTRDNLARCPIEVNSVACPVCDRGEESHSHLFFDCIFSHRIWELINSWLGAEIWPKQRNNWKLWLDGKPKTVMQRIYIACLAASVYHIWCNRNMCYFSQVSYTPHSLVKIIKRSIKIRLQGRLSKKDLSKNCKLYEFVQML, from the exons ATGAATGCGGGTCATACTCTGGTCAAGTTTAGGGATGAAACAACTAGGGATTTGGTTTTAGAAGCAGGAGTGGTTCACTTTGATAGGAAACCAGTCCTATTGAGGCCTTGGTCGACTGATTTAGATACACTGAGGGTGGTGAATTCAGTCCCAGTTTGGATGAGATTACCAAATCTTGGCCTTCAATATTGGGGTTTAAAAAGTCTGAGTGCTCTTGTTAGCACAATAGGGAAACCTATGATGATGGACAAGGTAACGAAGGAAAAATCTATGGTAAAATTCGCTAGGGTCCTTGTGGATGTCGAGATTACTGATAGATTACCTCACTCAATTAGTTTTATCAATGAGCGAGGGCAGCTGATGGAACAAGCTATAGAGTTTGAATGGCTTCCCACACAGTGTTCTTGTTGTAAGGGTTTAGGCCACACTGCGTCCAGCTGTAAGAATTCTCAGGAGGTAGTCTGGAGACCAAAACAACAAGTTTCAGCTTCAGGTAAAGGGGATATTAGGGGTGCTACGGTACTGAGTGAATCAAAAATTGAGAGTAAGCCAGTGGTAGGCAATCAAAAGGATGTTGGGAAAGAAGATAAAGGAGATGAGCTGAATCTTAAGGGAGGTTCGAAGGAGTCCATGATCACAACAACTAAAGATACAAATGAGGCTAGTTGTTCAACGACTGAGAAGGAGAAAACTTGGACTACCCCTAAGAAAGTGGGGGGTCTAAGGAAAAAAAGTTCCACAGAACAGACTTTGAGAGCTAATACATTCAGTGTTCTGCAGGAGAAGACTGATATGGTTTCAAATAAGGAGTTACACAAACATCATATTTCTAATGGAGGGGT TTTCCTGGAAACTAAACTTCACAGCAACAAAATTGAGGAGATGATGCATGATGTGTTTGTGGGATGGAATTGGTATAGTAGTAAGGCCATCGAAGGGAGAATATTGTTGGTTTGGAATCCGGATTTGGTTCATGTGGCTGTTGTTCAGGAGCTGGACCAGCTGGTCACTTGTGAAGTGCAAATAAAGGGTGTTAGTCAAACAACTGTTCTTTCTTTTGTGTATGGCCGAAATTCAATGGAAGAGAGGAAAAATCTCTGGGTTCAGCTTCAAGTTCCTCAGTATAATTCTAGGCCTTGGCTGGTTGCAGGGGATTTTAATGCAGTTTTTGAATATGATGATCGAATTGGAGGTAGGCAGATTTCAGCTATGGAAGTGGAGGACAGTAGGCAATGGAAGGCTAATTCTCTATTGATTGATTTAAGATCCAGTGGTTCCTCTTTCACTTGGtctaataaacaaaaagaaggtTTAAGAATATTCTCAAAACTTGATAGAATATTTGTTAATGAAGTATGGATTGATACTTTTCCTGATTCTGAAGGCCGGATTAATTGGGATACATTATCTGATCATTGCTTTTGTATCATCAAAATTGTTCATTTCCAAACTTCAGGGGTTAGGCCTTTCAGGTACTTCAATATGTGGGATAAACACCAGGATTTTAGGAGCTCTGTCTTGAGTAACTGGTCTAAACTAGTCGGAGGTACTGGTCTGCAGAAGATTATACAGAAGCTTAAAAGACTAAAGCCTACCTTGATCCAGTTCAAAAAAGTGCAGATTGGGGATGTG GAAGAGGATGAGGCAGCAGCTGAGTTTGCTAGAATGTCCAAGTTGTATGAAAGTTTCCTGAGGCAAAAAAGTAAGAATAACTGGCTAAGATTTGGTGACGAAAACACAGCGTACTTTCATGCTAGTTTGAAACAGAGGAGAATGAGGAATCGTATCACGAGTTTTACTAATGATGAGGGGCAAGTTGTAGAGAATCCTACTGAG GATTCTGTTTTGACTTTAGATCATCAGCTTGATCTAATTCATCCCTTTACTAAAAAGGATGTTAAGAGAGCTCTTTTCAGTATTCCAACTACCAAGAGTCCTGGCCCCGATGGTTATGGCTCTGGTTTTTTTAAATCTCTCTGGAAGGATATTGGAGATGAAATAACTGAGGCGATTATGTTGTTCTTTGAAAGTGGTGTGATTCCGACTACATTGAATGGTACAATCTTATCTCTTATTCCTAAGGTTGTTTCCCCATCTAAGGCCACTGATTATCATCCTATAGCTTGTTGTAATACCCTTTACAAGTGTATTTCCAAGATGATTTGTTTCCGTTTGGCTAAGGTGCTTCCTATGATAATTCATCAAGATCAAGGAGCCTTTATTCAGAACAGACAGCTTGCTCACAATATCTTAATCCTTCAGGATATTCTGCATGGTTACTCTAGAAAGAACATTTCCCCCCGCTGTGTTATAAAAATTGACCTCAGTAAGGCTTATGACTCAGTTGACTGGAAGTTTATGGAGGATATCTTGAATGTGTTCTGTTTCCCTAGGAAATTTGTTCAATGGATTATGAATTGCTTGACAGGAACGTCCTATACTCTCTTATTTAATGGTAGATTACAAGGAAGTTTTGAAGGGAAGAAAGGGTTGAGACAGGGAGATCTCATCTCTCCGCTGCTGTTTGTTCTAGCAATGGAGTATCTTACTAGAATTTTGAGCCAAGCTTCTCATCATAAAGAGTTTAGGTACCATCCTTTGTGTAAGAATTTGCATCTAGTCAATCTGTGCTTTGCGGATGATCTGATTCTGTTTTGCAAGGGGAATGTGAAGTCTGTTAAGATTTTATTTGATGGCTTTTTGAAGTTCTGTCGCTGTTCTGGTTTGGAAGCCAATTTGAGCAAATCTCAAGTGTTTTTTGGGGGCGTGGCAGCTGAG GTCTGTCTTCCGAAAGTAATGGGAGGTCTGGGCTTCAAGGAAGGATCTCTTTGGAATAAAGTTCTATTGGCTAAATACCTTTGGGCTTTATCTTCAAAAcaagatgtcttatgg CGCAAGGTTTGTTATTTGAGAGAGACATTTTCTGTCAAGGAATTGGAGAGTGCGGCTCCTCATGGTAAGCTGATCTTGAATCTGCTATATAACAACATGCTTCAGAAGGAGCAGGTGGGGTTTGCTAAGGTAGTTTGGAGTAGTTTTTCTGTGCCAAGACATCGTTTTATTCTGTGGCAAGCGGTTCTTGGGCATCTTCTGACGAGAGACAATCTGGCCCGATGCCCTATTGAGGTTAATTCAGTGGCTTGTCCAGTTTGTGATAGAGGTGAGGAATCTCACAGTCATTTATTTTTTGACTGTATCTTTTCTCATAGAATCTGGGAGCTGATTAATAGCTGGCTTGGTGCTGAGATTTGGCCGAAGCAGAGGAACAATTGGAAGCTATGGTTGGACGGGAAGCCTAAAACAGTGATGCAACGCATATATATAGCTTGTCTAGCAGCTTCAGTGTATCATATTTGGTGTAACAGGAACATGTGTTACTTCTCTCAGGTGTCCTACACGCCCCATAGCCTAGTTAAGATAATCAAGAGGTCTATTAAGATAAGATTGCAGGGTAGGCTTAGTAAAAAAGATTTGAGTAAGAATTGTAAGCTTTATGAATTTGTTCAGATGTTGTAA